Proteins from a genomic interval of Dendropsophus ebraccatus isolate aDenEbr1 chromosome 6, aDenEbr1.pat, whole genome shotgun sequence:
- the TNFSF10 gene encoding tumor necrosis factor ligand superfamily member 10 isoform X1, protein MNMKSAPGSHYLPLAGLVIFLVLLQSAFFAVTFLYFRNEIKQMNENYIRNNIACLVGDDLSYVFQATNVNNVDDQNEPCREVRKQVQRVIRMILEEKYGLEITSLIKDKVSEVLPVSVAQKQVYTGPMIAAHVTGHTKKDTATLKILLNEQYHGHKITEWSNNTLSDMNSIKVQNGEMVIAKSGFYYIYAQTYFRNQDPEGKVKQLVQHIYKKTSYRDPVALMKNVKTTCWSQSTEYELYSIYQGGVFKLNENDRLFVTVSHKNLLDMEEKATFFGAFLVF, encoded by the exons ATGAACATGAAATCTGCTCCAGGATCCCACTATCTCCCTCTGGCTGGACTTGTCATTTTTCTAGTATTGCTTCAGTCTGCGTTTTTTGCTGTTACATTTCTTTACTTCAGAAATGAGATCAAACAG atGAATGAGAACTACATAAGAAACAACATTGCCTGTCTGGTGGGAGATGACCTGAGTTATGTGTTTCAAGCAACAAATGTCAATAATGTCGATGACCAAAACGAACCATGTAGAGAAGTGAGGAAGCAAGTCCAGCGTGTTATCAGAATG ATTTTGGAAGAAAAGTATGGACTTGAAATAACATCATTGATTAAAG ATAAAGTTTCAGAAGTTCTCCCAGTGTCTGTTGCTCAGAAACAAGTCTACACTGGCCCAATGATTGCAGCCCATGTCACTGGACACACTAAGAAAGACACAGCTACTCTAAAAA TTTTATTAAATGAGCAATACCATGGGCATAAAATTACCGAATGGTCCAATAACACCCTGTCAGATATGAACAGCATCAAAGTACAGAATGGAGAAATGGTCATTGCAAAGAGTGGCTTTTATTATATCTATGCTCAGACATATTTCCGGAACCAGGATCCTGAAGGGAAAGTAAAACAACTAGTTCAACACATTTATAAAAAGACAAGCTACCGGGATCCCGTAGCACTAATGAAAAATGTGAAGACAACCTGTTGGTCACAAAGTACAGAATATGAACTTTATTCCATTTATCAAGGTGGGGTGTTCAAGCTAAATGAAAATGATCGGTTGTTTGTCACTGTAAGTCACAAAAATTTGCTTGATATGGAAGAAAAAGCAACTTTTTTTGGTGCATTCCTAGTATTCTGA
- the TNFSF10 gene encoding tumor necrosis factor ligand superfamily member 10 isoform X2, translated as MTYSLQMNENYIRNNIACLVGDDLSYVFQATNVNNVDDQNEPCREVRKQVQRVIRMILEEKYGLEITSLIKDKVSEVLPVSVAQKQVYTGPMIAAHVTGHTKKDTATLKILLNEQYHGHKITEWSNNTLSDMNSIKVQNGEMVIAKSGFYYIYAQTYFRNQDPEGKVKQLVQHIYKKTSYRDPVALMKNVKTTCWSQSTEYELYSIYQGGVFKLNENDRLFVTVSHKNLLDMEEKATFFGAFLVF; from the exons ATGACATACAGCTTGCAG atGAATGAGAACTACATAAGAAACAACATTGCCTGTCTGGTGGGAGATGACCTGAGTTATGTGTTTCAAGCAACAAATGTCAATAATGTCGATGACCAAAACGAACCATGTAGAGAAGTGAGGAAGCAAGTCCAGCGTGTTATCAGAATG ATTTTGGAAGAAAAGTATGGACTTGAAATAACATCATTGATTAAAG ATAAAGTTTCAGAAGTTCTCCCAGTGTCTGTTGCTCAGAAACAAGTCTACACTGGCCCAATGATTGCAGCCCATGTCACTGGACACACTAAGAAAGACACAGCTACTCTAAAAA TTTTATTAAATGAGCAATACCATGGGCATAAAATTACCGAATGGTCCAATAACACCCTGTCAGATATGAACAGCATCAAAGTACAGAATGGAGAAATGGTCATTGCAAAGAGTGGCTTTTATTATATCTATGCTCAGACATATTTCCGGAACCAGGATCCTGAAGGGAAAGTAAAACAACTAGTTCAACACATTTATAAAAAGACAAGCTACCGGGATCCCGTAGCACTAATGAAAAATGTGAAGACAACCTGTTGGTCACAAAGTACAGAATATGAACTTTATTCCATTTATCAAGGTGGGGTGTTCAAGCTAAATGAAAATGATCGGTTGTTTGTCACTGTAAGTCACAAAAATTTGCTTGATATGGAAGAAAAAGCAACTTTTTTTGGTGCATTCCTAGTATTCTGA